Proteins encoded together in one Kitasatospora albolonga window:
- a CDS encoding general stress protein CsbD → MDKLKGKGKEAVGKLTGDRRKESEGKADQAKATAKDKVDEAGERAKGVTDSLRNDNDK, encoded by the coding sequence ATGGACAAGCTCAAGGGCAAGGGCAAGGAGGCCGTCGGCAAGCTGACCGGCGACCGCCGCAAGGAGTCCGAGGGCAAGGCCGACCAGGCCAAGGCCACGGCCAAGGACAAGGTCGACGAGGCCGGTGAGCGCGCGAAGGGCGTCACGGACTCGCTGCGCAACGACAACGACAAGTAG
- a CDS encoding 3-oxoacyl-ACP reductase, with the protein MPLTARDAYDLTGRSAFVTGAASGIGRASAVLLAEAGATVHCADRDGTGLRRTYEMITSAGGTARTHPLDVTDRDRVRAAVRAAGELDILVAVAGIMHTSSVLETEDDDLDRVLAVNFKGVLYACQEVARSMIARSAPGSLVTMASGAVDSASAGLLCYSAAKAAVVQLTRTLATELGPHAIRVNAVAPGWIRTPMTGRHGAEQQQRAEATMARISPLGRVGEPEEVAHTVLHLASDASAFTTGQILRPNGGVAMPW; encoded by the coding sequence ATGCCCCTCACCGCGCGCGACGCGTACGACCTCACGGGCCGCTCCGCGTTCGTCACCGGCGCGGCGAGCGGTATCGGCCGGGCGAGCGCCGTACTCCTCGCCGAGGCCGGGGCCACGGTCCACTGCGCCGACCGCGACGGGACGGGCCTGCGCAGGACGTACGAGATGATCACGAGCGCGGGCGGCACGGCCCGCACCCACCCGCTCGACGTCACCGACCGGGACAGGGTCCGGGCTGCCGTGAGAGCGGCGGGAGAGCTCGACATTCTGGTCGCCGTCGCCGGGATCATGCACACCAGCAGCGTCCTGGAGACCGAGGACGACGACCTGGACCGGGTGCTGGCGGTCAATTTCAAGGGGGTGCTGTACGCCTGCCAGGAGGTGGCGCGCTCCATGATCGCCCGCTCCGCACCCGGTTCACTGGTCACGATGGCGTCCGGCGCCGTGGACTCCGCGAGCGCGGGCCTGCTCTGCTACAGCGCGGCGAAGGCGGCCGTGGTCCAGCTCACCAGGACGCTCGCCACCGAGCTGGGCCCTCACGCCATACGGGTGAACGCGGTCGCGCCGGGCTGGATACGTACGCCGATGACCGGCCGGCACGGAGCCGAGCAGCAGCAACGGGCGGAAGCCACGATGGCCCGGATCTCTCCCCTCGGACGGGTCGGTGAACCCGAGGAGGTCGCCCACACCGTGCTGCACCTGGCGTCCGACGCGTCGGCCTTCACCACCGGCCAGATCCTCCGCCCGAACGGCGGCGTCGCCATGCCCTGGTGA
- a CDS encoding DNA glycosylase, with protein sequence MPEGDTVLQTAARLHAALAGRVLTHADLRVPRFATSDLSGRTVLDVTARGKHLLIRVEGGLTLHSHLRMDGAWRVYAPGERWRGGPGHQIRAVLANTDHTAVGYRLPVLELLRTSEESSAVGHLGPDLLGPDWDPGLAVERLLAAPDRPLGEALLDQRNLAGIGNVYKCELCFLARVTPWLPVSALPDGTLPRLVALAHRLLDANRFRPTRTTTIRAERRPHPSTPPPQRPLPPLRVQEPLYVYGRARRPCLRCGTPIRKADQDDRPTYWCPACQSGPVPPVP encoded by the coding sequence ATGCCCGAAGGAGACACCGTCCTACAGACCGCCGCCCGGCTGCACGCAGCACTGGCGGGGCGGGTCCTGACCCACGCCGATCTGCGCGTCCCCCGGTTCGCCACCTCCGACCTGAGCGGCCGTACGGTCCTCGATGTCACCGCACGCGGCAAGCACCTGCTGATCCGCGTCGAGGGCGGGCTGACCCTGCACAGCCACCTCCGGATGGACGGAGCCTGGCGGGTGTACGCACCGGGCGAGCGCTGGCGCGGCGGCCCCGGGCACCAGATCCGCGCCGTCCTGGCCAACACCGACCACACCGCCGTCGGCTACCGCCTGCCCGTGCTCGAACTGCTGCGCACCAGCGAGGAGAGCAGCGCCGTCGGCCACCTCGGGCCGGATCTGCTGGGCCCGGACTGGGACCCCGGCCTCGCCGTGGAACGGCTCCTCGCCGCCCCCGACCGCCCCCTCGGAGAAGCTCTGCTGGACCAGCGCAACCTCGCGGGCATCGGCAATGTCTACAAATGCGAGCTATGCTTCCTGGCCCGCGTCACGCCCTGGCTCCCCGTGAGCGCCCTCCCCGACGGGACCCTCCCCCGGCTGGTCGCCCTGGCCCACCGGCTCCTCGACGCCAACCGGTTCCGCCCCACCCGCACCACCACGATCCGCGCCGAACGCCGCCCCCACCCGAGCACGCCGCCCCCACAGAGGCCCCTCCCGCCTCTCCGGGTGCAGGAACCCCTGTACGTCTACGGCCGGGCCCGCCGCCCCTGTCTGCGCTGCGGCACCCCGATCCGGAAAGCCGACCAGGACGACCGGCCCACGTACTGGTGCCCGGCCTGCCAGTCGGGCCCGGTGCCCCCGGTCCCGTAA
- a CDS encoding DEAD/DEAH box helicase: MTGSALDAFSPATRSWFAGAFSAPTAAQEGAWQAIGEGSDVLVVAPTGSGKTLAAFLASLDRLAAGPPPAEAKKRCRVLYVSPLKALAVDVERNLRSPLTGIRQESVRLGLPEPEVRVGIRSGDTPPAERRSMVTRPPDILITTPESLFLMLTSSARDALAGVETVILDEVHAVAGTKRGAHLALSLERLDELLPRPARRIGLSATVRPVDEVARFLSPQRKVEIVQPPSTKEFDLSVVVPVEDLGELGGSPATDGDAAQAEKPSIWPHVEERIADLVQSHRSTIVFANSRRLAERLCNRLNEIAYERATGTAFDPDNPAPALPEAHAPAEIMAQSGAGKGAPPLLARAHHGSVSKEQRAQVEEDLKAGRLPAVVATSSLELGIDMGAVDLVVQVESPPSVASGLQRVGRAGHQVGAVSTGVVFPKYRGDLVQAAVVTERMRTGAIEALRIPSNPLDVLAQQLVAMVALDSWQADDLLALVRRAAPFASLPDAAFTAVLDMLAGRYPSDAFAELRPRVVWDRVGGTVTGRPGAQRLAVTSGGTIPDRGLFGVFLAGADPKKGGGRVGELDEEMVYESRVGDVFTLGTTSWRIEDITRDRVLVSPAPGVPGRLPFWKGDQLGRPLELGRALGAFLREIGGLSEEDARLRLLAAGLDAWAADNILAYLDEQRRACGHVPDDRTILVERFRDELGDWRVVVHSPFGAQVHAPWALALSARLGERYGMDAQVMHADDGIVLRLPDADMMGLDLLDFDAPPATTDAADGRPAPQPFSYDSEQPPVGATDVVFDQGEVQQIVTDQVGGSALFAARFRECAARALLLPRRSPGKRTPLWQQRQRASQLLQVASEFGSFPIVLEAVRECLQDVFDVPGLTELMGDLEARRVRLVEVTTQEPSPFARSLLFGYVAQFLYEGDSPLAERRAAALSLDSHLLAELLGQAELRELLDPEVLTELERELQWLTEDRRIKDAEGVADLLRVLGPLTEAELAERGAEPAWAAELSTARRAIRVRIAGADHWAAVEDAGRLRDALGTALPVGVPEAFTEPVKDPLGDLLARFARTHGPFTAARAAERFGLGTAVTDGALHRLAASGRTVQGEFHPAGIGQEWCDATVLRRLRRRSLAALRQELEPVEPAALASFLPQWQHFGSHRLRSIDGLARAVEQLQGAPVPASALEKLILPSRVMGYTPAMLDELTTTGEVVWAGAGALPGKDGWISLYPADSAPLLLPAPHPLELSALHESLLTALSGGYGLFFRQIADQVRATTHPDCTDQQLADALWELAWSGRLTNDTLAPLRSLLGSGRTAGSTAHRARRTVPRGRYGSLTAAARPASRTGPPTVSGRWSLLPPREPEPTHRAHALARTLLDRHGVVTRGAVQAEGVEGGFSATYRILAAFEDSGQARRGYVVEGLGAAQFAMDGAVDRLRAAATARDRRDPGTAPQALVLAAADPANAYGAALPWPESPDGAGHKPGRKAGALVVLVDGELTLYMERGGKSLLAWPSDPESPALLAAAEALAASARAGALGTVTVERTNGVSALTSPLGRTLEAAGFLATPKGLRLRA; the protein is encoded by the coding sequence ATGACCGGTTCCGCTCTCGACGCCTTCTCGCCCGCGACCCGCAGCTGGTTCGCCGGTGCCTTCAGCGCGCCCACCGCCGCGCAGGAGGGTGCCTGGCAGGCCATCGGCGAGGGCAGCGACGTGCTGGTGGTGGCGCCGACCGGCTCCGGCAAGACGCTGGCCGCGTTCCTCGCCTCGCTGGACCGGCTGGCCGCCGGTCCGCCGCCCGCCGAGGCGAAGAAGCGCTGCCGTGTGCTGTACGTGTCCCCGCTCAAGGCGCTGGCGGTCGACGTGGAGCGGAATCTGCGCTCCCCGCTGACCGGTATCCGGCAGGAGTCGGTCCGCCTCGGCCTGCCCGAGCCGGAGGTGCGCGTGGGCATCCGGTCCGGTGACACCCCGCCCGCCGAGCGGCGCTCAATGGTGACCCGGCCGCCGGACATCCTGATCACCACGCCCGAGTCGCTGTTCCTGATGCTCACATCCTCCGCCCGGGACGCGCTCGCGGGCGTCGAGACGGTGATCCTCGACGAGGTGCACGCGGTCGCCGGGACGAAGCGCGGCGCCCATCTCGCGCTCTCCCTGGAGCGCCTGGACGAGCTGCTGCCCCGGCCCGCCCGGCGGATCGGGCTCTCCGCGACGGTCCGGCCGGTCGACGAGGTGGCCCGCTTCCTGTCGCCGCAGCGCAAGGTGGAGATCGTCCAGCCGCCCTCCACGAAGGAGTTCGACCTCTCGGTGGTCGTCCCGGTCGAGGATCTGGGCGAGCTGGGCGGTTCACCGGCCACCGACGGGGACGCCGCCCAGGCGGAGAAGCCCTCGATCTGGCCGCATGTGGAGGAGCGCATCGCGGATCTCGTCCAGTCGCACCGCTCCACCATCGTCTTCGCCAACTCCCGGCGGCTGGCGGAGCGCCTCTGCAACCGGTTGAACGAAATCGCGTACGAGCGTGCCACCGGCACCGCCTTCGACCCGGACAACCCCGCCCCCGCGCTCCCGGAGGCGCACGCCCCCGCCGAGATCATGGCCCAGTCCGGCGCGGGCAAGGGCGCTCCCCCGCTGCTGGCCCGCGCCCACCACGGTTCGGTCTCCAAGGAGCAGCGGGCCCAGGTGGAGGAGGACCTCAAGGCGGGGCGGCTGCCCGCCGTGGTGGCCACCTCCAGCCTGGAGCTCGGCATCGACATGGGCGCGGTCGACCTGGTGGTCCAGGTCGAGTCCCCGCCCTCCGTCGCCTCCGGTCTCCAGCGGGTGGGCCGGGCCGGGCACCAGGTGGGCGCGGTCTCCACCGGAGTGGTCTTCCCGAAGTACCGCGGCGACCTGGTGCAGGCCGCCGTCGTCACCGAGCGGATGCGGACGGGGGCGATCGAGGCGCTGCGCATCCCGTCCAACCCGCTGGACGTCCTCGCCCAGCAGCTGGTCGCCATGGTGGCGCTGGACAGCTGGCAGGCGGACGACCTGCTGGCCCTGGTCCGCCGGGCCGCGCCCTTCGCCTCGCTCCCCGATGCGGCGTTCACGGCCGTGCTCGACATGCTCGCCGGACGCTATCCCTCCGACGCCTTCGCGGAGCTGCGCCCCCGGGTCGTGTGGGACCGCGTCGGCGGTACGGTCACGGGCCGCCCCGGCGCGCAGCGGCTCGCCGTCACCTCGGGCGGCACCATTCCGGACCGGGGCCTCTTCGGGGTCTTCCTGGCCGGGGCCGACCCGAAGAAGGGCGGCGGCCGGGTCGGTGAGCTGGACGAGGAGATGGTCTACGAGTCCCGGGTGGGCGATGTCTTCACCCTGGGCACCACGTCCTGGCGGATCGAGGACATCACCCGGGACCGGGTCCTCGTCTCCCCCGCCCCGGGCGTTCCGGGCAGGCTGCCGTTCTGGAAGGGCGACCAGCTGGGCCGCCCCCTGGAGCTCGGCCGCGCCCTCGGGGCGTTCCTCCGGGAGATCGGCGGGCTCTCCGAGGAGGACGCCCGGCTGCGGCTGCTCGCCGCCGGGCTGGACGCCTGGGCGGCGGACAACATCCTGGCCTATCTGGACGAGCAGCGCCGGGCCTGCGGCCATGTCCCGGACGACCGGACGATCCTGGTCGAGCGGTTCCGGGACGAGCTGGGCGACTGGCGGGTCGTCGTGCACTCCCCCTTCGGCGCCCAGGTGCACGCTCCCTGGGCGCTCGCCCTCTCCGCCCGCCTCGGTGAGCGGTACGGGATGGACGCCCAGGTCATGCACGCCGACGACGGCATCGTGCTGCGGCTCCCCGACGCGGACATGATGGGCCTGGACCTGCTGGACTTCGACGCCCCGCCGGCCACCACGGACGCGGCGGACGGCAGACCGGCCCCGCAGCCCTTCTCGTACGACAGCGAACAGCCCCCCGTCGGTGCCACCGATGTCGTCTTCGACCAGGGCGAGGTCCAGCAGATCGTCACCGACCAGGTCGGTGGCTCGGCGCTGTTCGCCGCCCGCTTCCGCGAGTGCGCGGCGCGCGCCCTGCTGCTGCCCCGGCGCTCCCCCGGCAAGCGCACCCCCCTCTGGCAGCAGCGCCAGCGCGCCTCCCAGCTGCTCCAGGTGGCCTCCGAGTTCGGTTCGTTCCCGATCGTCCTGGAAGCCGTCCGCGAATGCCTCCAGGACGTCTTCGACGTTCCCGGGCTCACGGAGCTGATGGGTGACCTGGAGGCGCGCCGGGTCCGGCTGGTCGAGGTCACCACCCAGGAGCCCTCACCGTTCGCGCGTTCCCTTCTTTTCGGTTACGTCGCGCAGTTCCTGTACGAGGGCGACTCGCCGCTCGCCGAGCGGCGGGCCGCCGCGCTCTCCCTGGACTCCCATCTCCTGGCCGAGCTGCTGGGCCAGGCGGAGCTGCGCGAGCTGCTCGACCCCGAGGTCCTCACCGAGCTGGAGCGGGAGCTCCAGTGGCTCACCGAGGACCGCCGGATCAAGGACGCCGAAGGGGTCGCCGACCTCCTGCGTGTCCTGGGCCCCCTGACCGAGGCCGAGCTGGCCGAGCGGGGCGCCGAGCCCGCCTGGGCGGCGGAGCTCTCGACGGCCCGCCGGGCGATCCGGGTCCGGATCGCCGGGGCCGACCACTGGGCGGCGGTCGAGGACGCGGGGAGACTGCGCGACGCCCTGGGCACCGCGCTCCCGGTCGGGGTGCCCGAGGCGTTCACCGAGCCGGTGAAGGACCCCCTCGGCGACCTCCTCGCCCGCTTCGCCCGGACGCACGGCCCGTTCACCGCCGCCCGGGCCGCCGAGCGGTTCGGGCTCGGCACCGCCGTCACGGACGGCGCCCTGCACCGCCTCGCCGCCTCCGGCCGGACGGTCCAGGGCGAGTTCCATCCGGCGGGCATCGGCCAGGAGTGGTGCGACGCCACGGTGCTGCGCCGGCTCCGCCGCCGTTCGCTGGCCGCGCTCCGCCAGGAGCTGGAGCCGGTGGAGCCCGCCGCGCTCGCCTCCTTCCTCCCGCAGTGGCAGCACTTCGGCTCACACCGTCTCCGGTCCATCGACGGGCTGGCCCGCGCCGTCGAACAGCTCCAGGGAGCGCCCGTTCCCGCCTCCGCCCTGGAGAAGCTGATCCTGCCGAGCCGGGTGATGGGCTACACCCCGGCGATGCTCGACGAGCTGACGACGACGGGCGAGGTGGTCTGGGCCGGGGCCGGAGCGCTGCCCGGCAAGGACGGCTGGATCTCCCTCTACCCCGCCGACAGCGCGCCCCTGCTCCTGCCCGCCCCGCACCCGCTGGAGCTGTCGGCGCTCCACGAGTCCCTGCTCACCGCCCTCTCCGGCGGCTACGGCCTCTTCTTCCGGCAGATCGCCGACCAGGTCCGGGCCACCACTCACCCGGACTGCACCGACCAGCAGCTCGCCGACGCCCTCTGGGAGCTGGCCTGGTCGGGCCGGCTCACCAACGACACCCTCGCCCCGCTCCGCTCGCTGCTCGGCTCGGGCCGGACAGCGGGCTCCACCGCCCACCGCGCCCGGCGCACCGTCCCCCGCGGACGGTACGGCTCCCTCACCGCGGCCGCCCGGCCCGCCTCCCGCACCGGCCCGCCGACGGTCTCGGGCCGCTGGTCCCTGCTGCCCCCACGCGAACCGGAACCGACCCACCGCGCCCACGCCCTGGCCCGCACCCTCCTCGACCGGCACGGCGTGGTGACCCGGGGCGCGGTGCAGGCCGAGGGGGTGGAGGGCGGCTTCTCGGCGACGTACCGCATCCTGGCCGCCTTCGAGGACAGCGGCCAGGCGCGGCGCGGCTATGTGGTGGAGGGTCTGGGGGCCGCCCAGTTCGCGATGGACGGGGCGGTGGACCGGCTGCGGGCAGCCGCCACGGCCCGCGACCGCCGGGACCCGGGCACCGCGCCCCAGGCCCTGGTGCTCGCCGCCGCCGACCCGGCCAACGCGTACGGCGCAGCCCTGCCGTGGCCGGAGTCCCCGGACGGTGCCGGGCACAAGCCGGGCCGCAAGGCGGGGGCGCTGGTGGTCCTCGTCGACGGCGAGCTCACGCTCTACATGGAGCGCGGCGGCAAGTCCCTGCTCGCCTGGCCCTCCGACCCCGAGTCCCCCGCACTCCTGGCGGCGGCCGAGGCCCTGGCCGCCTCCGCCCGCGCCGGGGCGCTCGGCACCGTGACGGTGGAGCGGACGAACGGGGTCTCCGCCCTCACCTCGCCACTGGGCCGGACCCTGGAGGCGGCCGGATTCCTCGCCACCCCGAAGGGGCTGCGCCTGAGAGCCTGA